A genomic region of Populus nigra chromosome 11, ddPopNigr1.1, whole genome shotgun sequence contains the following coding sequences:
- the LOC133668295 gene encoding probable leucine-rich repeat receptor-like protein kinase At1g35710 produces the protein MTSLLHKPFSSFFLHLFVLLHMFYFSPFFAFADHTSSATPIFGTTASAAKYKVAGGKFTEAEALLKWKASLDSQSQSLLSSWVGISPCINWIGINCDNSGSVTNLTLQSFRLRGTLYDFNFSSFPNLLILDLRKNSLSGTIPSQIGNLSKIIELNLCDNELTGSIPSEIGFLKSLSLLSLCENKLSDFIPHEICLLETLNQLDLSINVLSGRIPNSIGNLRNLSLLYLFQNQLSGPIPSSIGNLRNLSILFLWSNKLSGFIPQEIGLLESLNQLTLSSNVLTGGIPSTIGNLRNLSLLFLWGNKLSGSIPQEIMFLESLNQLDLSYNILTGEIPNFIGNLKDLFVLFLGGNKLSGFIPQEIGLLKSLNKLDLSSNVLTGGIPYSIGNLTKLSWLFLNRNQLSGPIPQEIMLLQSLNQLNLSNNILTGEIPNSIGNLRNLSFLNLLDNKLSGFIPQEIGLLESLNELDLSSNIFTGEIPNSIGNLRNLSILYLESNKLSGPIPLSIWNMTMLTTLGLGQNNLSGYVPSEIGQLKSLEKLSFVKNKLQGPLPLEMNNLTHLKFLSLSDNEFTGHLPQEVCHGGVLENLTAANNYFSGSIPKSLKNCTGLHRLRLDRNQLTGNISDDFGIYPQLDYVDLSYNNFYGELSLKWGDYRNITSFKISNNNVSGQIPAELGKATQLQSIDLTSNHLEGTIPKELGGLKLLYSLTLSNNHLSGVIPSDIKMLSSLKILDLASNNLSGSIPKQLGECSNLLLLNLSDNKFTNSIPQEIGFLRSLQDLDLSCNFLAQEIPWQLGQLQMLETLNVSHNMLSGLIPRSFKDLLSLTVVDISSNKLQGPIPDIKAFHNASFEALRDNMGICGNASGLKPCNLPESSRTVKRNSNKLVILIVLPLLGSLLSVIVVIGALFILRQRTRKRKAEPENEQDRNIFTILGHDGKKLYENIVEATEEFNSNYCIGEGGYGTVYKAVMPTEQVVAVKKLHRSQTEKLSDSKAFEKEVCVLANIRHRNIVKMYGFCSHAKHSFLVYEFIERGSLRKIITSEEQTIEFDWMKRLNVVKGMAGALSYLHHSCSPPIIHRDITSNNVLLDLEYEAHVSDFGTARMLMPDSSNWTSFAGTFGYTAPELAYTMKVTEKCDVYSFGVVTMEVMMGRHPGDLISTISSQASSASSSKPPISQQTLLKDVLDQRISLPKKGAAEGVVHIMKIALACLHPNPQSRPTMGRISSELATNWPPLPKEFYTTSLEDIFSHTCS, from the exons ATGACGTCCTTACTGCACAAACCATTCTCCTCATTCTTTCTCCACCTCTTTGTTCTTCTTCACATGTTCtacttttctcctttctttgctTTTGCTGATCATACTTCCTCTGCAACTCCAATATTTGGTACGACTGCTAGTGCTGCCAAATACAAAGTTGCTGGAGGTAAATTTACAGAAGCTGAGGCTCTTCTCAAGTGGAAAGCAAGTCTTGACAGTCAAAGCCAGTCCCTCTTGTCTTCTTGGGTCGGCATCAGCCCTTGCATTAATTGGATTGGAATCAATTGTGACAATTCTGGAAGTGTCACCAACTTGACGCTTCAGAGTTTTCGTTTGAGAGGTACCCTTTATGATTTCAACTTCTCATCCTTCCCCAATCTTCTCATTCTTGACCTTCGGAAGAATTCTCTTTCCGGAACTATTCCATCACAAATTGGTAATCTATCCAAAATTATTGAGTTGAACTTGTGTGATAATGAGCTCACGGGAAGTATCCCATCTGAGATAGGCTTCTTGAAAAGTCTCAGTTTGTTAAGTTTATGTGAAAACAAACTCTCTGATTTTATTCCTCATGAAATTTGTTTGCTAGAAACTCTTAATCAACTTGACTTGTCAATTAATGTTTTAAGTGGTAGAATCCCAAATTCAATTGGAAACTTGAGAAACTTATCTTTGCTCTACCTTTTTCAAAACCAACTCTCTGGTCCCATCCCTTCTTCTATTGGAAATTTGAGAAATCTATCCATACTCTTTCTTTGGAGCAACAAACTTTCTGGTTTCATTCCACAAGAAATTGGGTTGCTAGAATCTCTTAATCAACTTACCTTGTCAAGCAACGTTTTAACTGGTGGAATCCCCTCAACTATTGGAAATTTGAGAAACCTATCTCTACTTTTTCTTTGGGGTAACAAGCTTTCTGGTTCTATTCCTCAAGAAATCATGTTTTTAGAGTCTCTCAATCAACTTGACTtgtcatataatattttaactgGTGAAATCCCTAATTTCATTGGAAATTTAAAAGATCTATTCGTGCTCTTTCTTGGAGGTAACAAACTCTCTGGTTTCATTCCTCAAGAAATTGGGTTGCTAAAATCTCTCAATAAACTTGATTTGTCAAGTAATGTTTTAACTGGTGGAATTCCTTATTCCATTGGAAACTTGACCAAGTTGTCTTGGCTTTTCCTTAATCGAAACCAACTCTCCGGTCCCATTCCTCAAGAAATTATGTTGCTACAGTCTCTTAATCAACTTAACttgtcaaataatattttaactggTGAAATCCCTAATTCCATTGGGAATTTGAGAAACCTATCATTTCTCAATCTTTTGGATAACAAGCTCTCTGGTTTCATTCCTCAAGAAATTGGATTGCTAGAGTCTCTCAATGAACTTGACTTGTCAAGTAATATTTTCACGGGTGAGATCCCTAATTCCATTGGGAATTTGAGAAACCTTTCCATACTTTATCTAGAGAGTAACAAACTTTCTGGTCCTATTCCTCTTTCTATCTGGAACATGACCATGCTCACTACACTTGGTCTGGGTCAGAATAATTTATCTGGATATGTTCCTTCAGAAATAGGACAACTTAAATCTCTAGAGAAATTAAGCTTCGTGAAGAATAAACTTCAAGGCCCATTGCCCCTAGAGATGAACAATCTCACCCATTTAAAGTTTTTGAGCTTGTCTGACAATGAATTCACGGGTCATTTGCCACAAGAGGTATGCCATGGAGGAGTATTGGAAAATCTTACCGCTGCCAACAACTATTTCTCCGGTTCCATCCCGAAAAGCTTGAAAAACTGTACCGGTTTACACCGACTAAGACTTGATAGGAATCAATTGACAGGAAATATTTCTGACGATTTTGGCATCTATCCACAATTGGATTATGTTGATTTGagttacaataatttttatggCGAGCTTTCTTTGAAATGGGGAGATTATCGTAACATAACGAgctttaaaatctcaaacaataaTGTTTCTGGGCAGATACCAGCAGAGCTCGGGAAGGCTACTCAGTTACAATCGATTGATCTGACATCAAATCACTTAGAAGGAACCATCCCAAAAGAATTAGGGGGGTTGAAGCTGTTGTACAGCCTTACTCTTAGCAACAACCATCTTTCAGGTGTCATTCCTTCAGACATCAAGATGCTTTCTTCTCTCAAAATCCTTGATTTAGCATCTAATAATCTAAGTGGATCGATTCCAAAACAACTTGGAGAGTGCTCAAATTTATTGTTGCTGAATCTCAGtgataataaatttacaaataGCATTCCACAGGAGATAGGCTTTCTGCGTTCTCTTCAAGATCTTGATCTTAGTTGCAATTTCTTAGCTCAAGAGATACCGTGGCAACTTGGGCAACTGCAAATGTTGGAAACTCTGAATGTCTCTCACAACATGCTTTCTGGATTGATTCCGCGCTCTTTCAAAGATTTATTAAGCTTGACAGTTGTGGATATATCATCCAATAAGCTACAAGGCCCCATTCCCGATATCAAAGCCTTCCACAACGCTTCATTTGAGGCATTAAGGGATAATATGGGTATATGTGGCAACGCCAGTGGTCTAAAGCCATGCAATCTTCCAGAAAGCAGCAGAACTGTTAAGAGAAATAGCAACAAACTTGTTATTTTGATTGTACTCCCTCTTTTAGGAAGCTTACTCTCAGTGATTGTTGTGATTGGAGCTTTATTCATTCTCCGCCAAAGAACTAGGAAGAGAAAAGCTGAGCCAGAAAATGAACAAGATCGAAACATATTCACGATATTGGGCCATGATGGGAAGAAGTTGTATGAGAATATCGTCGAAGCTACAGAGGAATTCAACTCCAACTACTGCATTGGCGAAGGAGGATATGGAACTGTTTATAAAGCCGTGATGCCAACAGAACAGGTGGTTGCTGTGAAGAAACTTCACCGGTCACAAACAGAAAAGTTGTCCGATTCTAAAGCTTTTGAAAAGGAAGTTTGTGTGTTGGCAAATATTCGACATCGAAATATTGTGAAAATGTATGGATTTTGCTCACATGCAAAGCAttcttttttggtttatgaGTTCATTGAAAGAGGAAGCTTGAGAAAGATTATAACCAGTGAGGAACAAACAATTGAGTTCGATTGGATGAAAAGGCTAAATGTTGTGAAAGGGATGGCTGGGGCTTTATCCTATCTACACCATTCTTGCTCTCCTCCGATCATTCATCGAGACATTACCAGCAATAATGTCCTTCTGGATTTGGAATATGAGGCACATGTCTCTGACTTTGGCACAGCTAGAATGTTGATGCCTGACTCATCCAATTGGACCTCATTTGCAGGTACTTTTGGATATACTGCTCCAG AGCTAGCTTACACGATGAAAGTGACTGAAAAATGTGATGTCTATAGCTTCGGAGTGGTAACAATGGAAGTGATGATGGGAAGGCACCCAGGCGATCTCATCTCCACAATCTCATCACAAGCATCTTCCGCATCATCTTCGAAGCCACCGATTTCTCAACAGACATTGTTGAAGGATGTGCTTGACCAACGCATCTCGCTTCCTAAAAAAGGAGCAGCAGAGGGTGTTGTCCATATCATGAAGATAGCACTCGCATGCTTGCATCCCAATCCGCAATCCCGACCTACAATGGGAAGAATCTCTTCGGAGCTTGCAACTAATTGGCCTCCTTTGCCAAAGGAATTTTACACAACAAGTTTGGAAGATATATTCTCACACACATGCAGTTAA
- the LOC133668754 gene encoding uncharacterized protein LOC133668754, whose protein sequence is MLTSSSNLPQKSLKLKQDDKKVFSRRLARDVSLSNLSTEDYHVGASVAVPFTWESQPGTPKIKFRENPLPPLTPPPSYSYNNPKRPTKKLSKYNLLDSIFPKRSTRKANLPVSPASSSSSSSQLSSSWSATYSVPSSPTKVSKSRGSCHGKSSSPRQYFDSRKTMLDHLDDQDRGNECESPVSTLCFGLGRGSSAGSRGCYASMIKVLLRDA, encoded by the coding sequence atgcttacaAGTAgctcaaaccttcctcaaaagTCCTTAAAATTAAAGCAAGATGACAAAAAGGTCTTCTCCAGGCGTCTAGCAAGAGATGTCTCCTTGTCTAACTTGAGCACAGAAGATTACCATGTTGGCGCGTCTGTTGCAGTTCCATTCACTTGGGAGTCTCAACCAGGCACTCCTAAGATCAAGTTCAGAGAAAACCCTCTTCCTCCTTTAACCCCCCCGCCGTCCTACTCTTACAACAACCCAAAGAGACCAACAAAAAAGCTCTCTAAGTACAATCTCTTGGACTCTATTTTCCCTAAACGTTCTACAAGAAAAGCAAACCTGCCTGTATCAccagcttcttcatcttcttcttcgtcgCAGTTATCATCCTCATGGTCAGCAACATATTCTGTGCCTTCTTCGCCAACGAAGGTCTCGAAGTCTCGAGGAAGTTGTCATGGAAAATCATCAAGCCCAAGACAATATTTTGATTCAAGGAAAACAATGCTGGATCATCTTGATGATCAGGATCGTGGGAATGAGTGTGAATCTCCAGTTTCTACTTTGTGCTTTGGTCTTGGTCGTGGATCAAGTGCCGGTTCTCGAGGTTGCTATGCATCCATGATCAAGGTATTGCTCAGGGATGCTTAA
- the LOC133668792 gene encoding LOB domain-containing protein 15-like yields the protein MSRDRDRFEEIGKRIKRESDASSLMGRRQMLGPPGILNTVTPCAACKLLRRRCAEECPFSPYFSPLEPQKFAAVHKVFGASNVSKLLMEVPESQRADAANSLVYEANLRLRDPVYGSMGAISALQQQIQLLQAELSATRADILNYKYREAAASNIISSTHAALVSSATASISAPSQTLAPPPPPPPTPPPLSVVVSLSTSSPSLYTPPTSTSGYSTISSDNNVPYFD from the exons ATGTCCAGAGACAG GGATAGATTTGAAGAGATAGGAAAGAGGATCAAGAGGGAAAGCGATGCATCTTCTCTAATGGGAAGGAGACAAATGTTAGGTCCTCCTGGAATCTTGAATACTGTTACACCTTGTGCTGCATGTAAGCTTTTAAGGAGAAGATGTGCTGAAGAGTGCCCTTTTTCTCCATATTTTTCTCCACTTGAACCCCAAAAATTTGCAGCTGTTCACAAAGTCTTTGGTGCAAGCAATGTCTCCAAGCTGCTAATG GAGGTGCCTGAAAGTCAAAGAGCTGATGCAGCAAATAGTCTAGTTTATGAAGCAAACCTGAGGCTAAGAGATCCTGTCTATGGCTCTATGGGTGCAATTTCAGCCTTACAACAGCAAATTCAATTATTACAAGCTGAACTTAGTGCAACAAGGGCTGATATACTCAACTACAAATACAGAGAAGCTGCTGCTAGTAACATCATTTCTTCTACTCATGCTGCTTTAGTTTCTTCTGCAACCGCGTCCATTTCAGCACCATCACAAACTCTTGCTCCACCACCTCCCCCTCCTCCCACCCCACCACCTCTTTCTGTTGTTGTTTCTTTATCTACATCTTCGCCTTCTCTATATACACCACCAACTAGCACATCAGGTTATAGCACTATTTCTAGTGATAATAATGTCccatattttgattaa